GAATGGACAGCGAAGATTAATGCGAACTTTAGATGAACTGCGAGTGGTGCCCTTGCCTGATGAATGCTTGGACCCTTGGGCTGTATATAATGTCAACACACCTGAAGAGTACGAACAGGCAAAACTTGAAGAAAAACGCAGAAAGACAGGACATGCTTGAAACGTGTCCTGTTTTTTGTTTGGAAAAAAGGGGCTTTTCATAAAGGGCTATCATACAAGCGTTTCTCTGGACAAACCGTATGAATAGTAGTGATGGCTAACGAAAGGAGGGAGCGCAATGACAAGAAAGTGCAAAAAACAAGGCAAACACCACGGTCACCACTGTTGTTGCAAAAAACCCGACAAACACGACCACCACTGTTGCGACAAAAAAACCGAAAAGAATTACGACCACCACTGCTGTTGCAAAAAAACCGACAAATATTACGACCACCACTGCTGCTGCAAAAAACGTGACAAGTATTACGGTCACCACTGCTGTTGCAAGAAACACGACGATTATTACGAGCCACAATGCTGCTGCAAAAAGCATGAACATTGCCACGATCACTGCTGTTACTGCAATGACCATGATTGCAAAGGCACTGAAAAACATGACCACCACTGTTGCAAGAAGCAAGACATAGATGATGAAGACGAAGAAGAGGACGACGACGAAGACAAAGATGAAGAAGATGATGAGGACGAAGACGAAGACGACCACGGCCACTGCAAGCATAAAAAGAAACGCTGCTGCTGCAAATAAAAAATTCCCACGTTGAAAGAACAAAAGCCCGAGAGGCTAACTCGGGCTTTGAGATTACCAGATGAAAAAACATAGAAAAGCGGGAAGGCTCTATGCTTGTCCCGCTTTTGATTGATTGCTTCTTTAAGGCAGAAGAATTCTTTCGGCTTGTGTATACACGTTCATTTTGTCATTGCGGATAAATCCGACTGCGGTGAGCTTCAGCTCATCTGCCAGTTGAAGGGCGAGATCAGTTGGAGCGGACTTGGACAAAATGATGCCAGCACCAATCTTGGCAGCCTTGAGCAGCACCTCAGACGAGATGCGTCCACTAAATACTAGAATTTTGTCCGTGGTGGAAATGTTATCTTGCAAGCATTTCCCATAGATTTTGTCGAGCGCATTGTGACGCCCGATATCGGAGTACTGAAGCAAAACTTCATCCGGTGTACAGAGGGCTGCATTGTGGACACCACCTGTTTGGCGGTGAATCTCAGACGACGCTTGCAATTCCTTCATCAGGCGCATGCATTGAGCGGGGGTGACAGTTGTTGTGCTTTCAACAGGCTTTGCTGTGCGCGCATCGCTAAAAAAGTAAAAGGACTGTCTGCTTTTTCCGCAGCAGGAAGTAATTCTGCGTTTGGAGTAAAAGCTCTGGGACAAAATTGTTTCTTTATGCAAATCAACGTAAGCAAATCCTTGGGCCTCATTAATCGTAAGCTGCTTGATTTCCGAGTAGCTCTTGATGACGCCTTCGGCTGCGAGAAAACCGATGACCATCTCTTCCAGGTCGGCCGGAGTACATACGATTGTAGCGAATTCCTCATCGTTGAGAAAAATCGTGAGGGGGTACTCGGTGACGATTTCGTCGTCTTCCCAGCCATGTTGGTCAGCCGAAATTTTCAACACGGGCAGTCGGGTGGTGATGGTTAGATCGGACATACGGGCCTCCTTTTTGTCGAAATTATGAAGTTTTCATGGCTATTTTGTGAGGAAAATATTGTCGAGTGAACGCTTACATGGTAGTATACTATGTGAGATGAAAAGTGTCATAAAATTTTCGTCTTTCCATGTATTCATAGCGTAAGGACAGATTGACACGGAGCAGCGACCCTGCCACCGATTATTTTGTAGCCTTGCAGCGAAAATTACATAGTGAACACAATGCTTGTTGATGCTGATGTAGCGTTCCTGCTGATGATTAACTGCTGTGTTTCATCGTAGTCCTCGTTTCCATTTATGGAGACCTGGGTGAGTCGGTGAAATCGGCAGTTTTTCTTTTTTTCGAGAAGGCTGTTGATGGATCCACAGCATGCTCAAGACCATTGCAAAGGAGATGAATGATTTGGAACAAAAAGTGAAAAACCGCTGGCTTATCGCGTTGGCTGCGGTAGGCATCCACATCTCGATTGGGTCGGTATACGCCTGGAGTGTATTCACCAAACCAATTACCGAGCAATTCGGCTGGGACTTGCCGGATGTTCAATTTACGTTTAGCATTGCGATCTTGTTCTTGGGGCTGTCTGCTGCCTTCCTCGGTCATTATGTCGAAAAGCACGGCCCGCGTAAAGCTGGTATTCTCGCATCGATCTTTTTTGGAGTAGGAACTGTCGGGGCTGGCTTGGCGATTCAATTGAGCAGCTTGCCTCTGTTGTACGTATGTTATGGAGTGCTGGGCGGTATTGGACTTGGGGTAGGTTATATTACGCCAGTATCGACTCTGGTCAAATGGTTTCCGGATCGCCGCGGTTTAGCAACGGGTCTTGCCATTATGGGCTTTGGTTTTGCTTCCATGATTGCCAGTCCGATTATGAACGCTTTGATTGCAAATGTAGGAATCGCGAACACCTTTTATATTTTGGGCCTTATATATTTCGTTGTAATGTTGGCTTCTGCTCAATATTTGGCTCCACCTCCTAAAGGCTGGGTACCGGCTGGATTTTCCGCTGAGGGAACAGTTGGCAGCAAGCAAATCAAAAAAGATTTGTGCCAATTGACTGCCAACGAAGCGATCAAGACACGCCGTTTTTACTGGCTGTGGCTAATGCTGTTTATCAATGTGACATGTGGAATCGCCGTTATTTCGGTAGCATCGCCGATGGCGCAAGAAATGGTGGGGATGTCTGTCGGAACAGCAGCACTGATGGTAGGGCTAAACGGTTTGTTCAACGGTGGTGGGCGAATCGGCTGGGCGTCTCTGTCTGATTTCATTGGACGACCAAATACGTACACAGCTTTCTTTGCCATCCAAATGGTACTGTTCTTCCTGTTGCCGAATATGTCCAATCCGATCTTGTTCATGGTAGCGATGTTCATCATTATGACCTGTTACGGTGGTGGCTTTGCATCCATTCCGGCGTACATTGGTGACCTGTTTGGAACGAAGCAATTGGGCGCAATTCACGGTTATATTTTGACGGCATGGGCTGCTGCCGGCTTGGCAGGACCGATCTTTGCAGCATGGGTTCGCAAGACGACAGAAAGCTATACAGGAACCATGAGTGTTTTCGCAGGAATGTTCGTTGTCGCTCTGGTGATCTCGCTAGTAATCCGTCTGGATATCAAAAAACTGAAGGAAGAAGCCAAACAAAGAGAAAAGTCTGTTGAATTGGCTAGTTAATCAATGGTAAAGTTTAAATAGAGAATGATTTGAAGTAAAGGTGATTTTCCTCGATGAATAAGTTCGAAGCAGAATTCAGTAATTTGGTCAGGGCTTTCCGAAAGCGCCATATGGGAAAGGGACCTAGCAAGATCAGCACCACGTTCTGCAAGAACTGGGCGATCTGCGAGATGGAAGGCAACCTTTCTCCGGTGGAAAAGTTCATCGCCACTTCGGAAGACGGAAAGCAGACATTACGAGCTGCCCGAACCGAAATGGTCAAAGAGATCTATCGGAAACACCAGCCAGTTGACATGGAAGCGTTTCTTGGAGCAAAACTCGTTGATCTATTCGTTGATATTGACATCGAACGGGATTTTGGAATGTCGATTTTTGTTTTTGATCAAGACATCGAAAAGAAAATGAAAAACGAACCGTAAGTCTAAACGAAGCAGCGTCCCTGTTCACCGGCTTAGACGTAACGGAATTCGCGAAAAGCAAACACGAAGTTGAGACTAGGTAGCGAACCTGCCGTAGACAACCACCGTGAACACGCTCTTTTCCTATAGGACAAGGGACGGTTTCATGGTGGTTTTTTTCGTCTCAATGGAGTTTATTAGAGGGGAGACTAAAGAAATGGGCAAGACCAAGCATGGCGGACCAATTAAGCTGGATACTTCGTGGAAGCCTTCCTTATGGGCTTCACTGATGCCGATGGGGCTCGGGAAAATCAAGCCGCATCACATTCGGGATACGATGAAGGTGGCCTATGACAATCGCGATAATTTGGGTTATGCCTATCGCATTTTGACCCAAGGGGTATGTGATGGCTGCGCTCTCGGCGTATCCGGCCTCTACGATCAGACGTTGACTGGTCCGCATTTGTGCACCACGCGACTGAACGTCCTGCGTCTCAATACCATGCCTGCCATGGATGCCAAATGGTTTGAGGATGTAAATGCGCTGCGTAAGCTATCCAGCGCAGAATTGCGCAAGCTGGGAAGAATTCCGTATCCGCTTTCAAGAAAACCAGGCGAAAACAAGTTCACCCGCATTAGTTGGGATGAAGCGTTAAACCGCATCGCGAGAAAAATCAAAAACATCAGCCCGAAACAGCTGGCCTTTTTCTTGACCGCTCGTGGGATTACCAACGAGGTATACTACACAGCAGCTAAAATGGCTCGTTTCCTCGGAACCAACAACATCGACAACGCATCACGTATTTGTCACTCGCCGAGTAAGACAGCACTGAAGCGGTCGGTTGGGATTGGTGCATCGAGCTGTAACTATCAGGATTGGATCGGTACCGATGTGCTCGTATTCTGGGGCTCTGTACCAGGCAACAACCAGCCTGTATCAACGAAATACATGTATGCTGCGAAAAAAGCAGGAACGAAAATTATCCTGATCAACCCGTACAGAGAGCCAGCGATGGAGAAGTACTGGATTCCATCTGTACCGGATAGTGCTTTGTTCGGGACGAAGATTGCGGACGATTTCTACCAAGTGAACATTGGCGGCGACATCGCATTCATGAACGGTGTGATGAAGATTTGGTTCGAGATGGAGGAAGCCAAGCCAGGTTCTGCGATCAATCATGAATTCATCAAGGAGCACGCGAACGGAATCGAGGAGCTGCGCAAGCATGTGATGAATGAATCGTGGGATAAGATCGTAGAATCCTCCGGTCTCAGCCGCGAGCGTATCAAAGAATTCGCAGAACTGCTCGCCAACTCCAAAAATGGTGTATTCGTATGGAGTATGGGTCTGACCCAGCACAAATTCGGTACGGACAATATTTCTCAAGTAGCCAATCTGGCCATCCTTCGTGGATTCTTGGGTCGCAAGCACACTGGTCTCATGCCGATTCGCGGACACTCCGGCGTACAAGGCTCCGGTGAAATGGGTGCTGATCCGTTCAGCTTGCCAGGTGGAGATTTTGAAGAAAAATCCTGGAACCGCATTGAAAAGATCTGGAACTTCCCGATCCCGAAATGGCAAGGAGATATCGTCGGTATTTCTTTGGAAAATGCAGTGTTGCCGGATGGACATGAGCGTAAGACGAGATTGTTCTATACGAGTGGCGGCAACTTCCTGGAGACGATGCCAGATCCGGACTTCATGCAAAAATGCTTGGAGAGCATAGAAGTGCGTGTACATCAGGACATCATTTTCAACACATCCACGCTGGTGGATGCGAAGGAAGAAGTCATCATACTGCCAGCAATGACTCGCTACGAGCAGCCGGGTGGCGGTACATCGACAAGTACAGAGCGTATGGTTTACTTCAGTGCCGAAGTGGAAGGGCCTCGTATTGAAGAAGCTCGTTCTGAATGGGAGATTTACGTAGATCTGGCGGCACGGGTCAATCCAGAGAAAAAGCATCTGATGCACTTCTCAAGCGCAGCTGAAATTCGCGCAGAGATTGCCCTGGCGAATCCGAACTACGATGGTATCCAGCATCTGAAAAACCGTGGAGATGTTTTCCAATGGGGCGGTGCATGGTTGTGTGAAGGCGGCGTATGCCCGACACCGGATGGCCGAGCGAATCTGATTCCGATTGAGATTCCGGATTTGAACAAGCCAGAGGGACACTTCTATGTAACGACTCGTCGCGGTAAGCAGTTCAACTCGATGATTTATAGCAAGAAAGACCCGTTCAACAATGCAGACCGTTATGATATCCTGATCAATGCAGAGGATGCAAAAGAACTGCGCATTGCAGAAGGCGAAAACATCGTCGTTTACAATAAATATGGTACGTTCCAAGGACGTGCCAAATTCGAGGACACCAGACGCGGAAACATTCAAGTGCACTGGCCGGAAGGGAATGTACTTATTCCGAAGGGTGTATACGAGATATACGCAGGTATTCCTGAATACAATACAGCCGTGAAGGTTGAAAAAGCGGACACTTTCCACGCCAACAAAGATTTGAAATATGTGGAGAGAGAAGTAGAAGATTTGGAAGTAAACGTCGGCTGACGAGCTGCAGCAATGGGTGGTCAAGATTAGGGGGAACAAGCCATGCGTTTTTCGCGACAAACACTCTCGGTTGAGGAAGCGATGAGCAAGCTGTTGGCTAAATTGCTAACGGGGAGAACGGAACAAGTGCAGATCGGGGAGGCATACGGGCGGATACTTGCCACTGATCTACGTTCAACATACGATTTGCCGCACTTTGACCGCTCGCCGCTGGATGGATTTGCCGTGAGAGCTGACGATACGGTTGGGGCCTCCGTTGATCACCCGATTACGCTAACAGTGCTAGAGACGGTTGCGGCCGGGCAAGTACCTACCAAAGAATTGAAAAAGGGCTGCGCGACTCGGATCATGACAGGCGCGATGATGCCTGCGGGCGCGGATGCGGTCATCATGTTTGAGCAAACGTACAACCCAGCCGAAGAGGCGGATGCTGTGCGAATCAAGCGTGAGATGAAGCCTGGGGAAAATGTATCGCGTCGCGGTGAAGAGATGGCCAAAGAAACGATCATTGCCAAGGCGGGTGAGCGGATTAACGCAGGTACTCTCGCCAGCTTGGCTACGTTTGGCTATTCGCAGGTAGAGGTGTTCTGCAAGCCGCGTGTCGGTCTGATTTCGACTGGAAGCGAGCTGTTGGAGATTGATCAGCCGCTTGCTCCAGGCAAAATTCGCAACAGTAATACGGTGATGCTGACTGCCTTGATTGCCGAGGCAGGGGGCATCCCTGTTTCGTTTTCAAGATTGCCGGATGATTTGTTGGTGGCGAAGGCGAAAATTAGTGAATGCTTGCGGGACGTGGATCTGGTCATTTCAAGCGGCGGTGTGTCCGTTGGGGATTTTGATGTGATCGCGGCTTTAGTGGATGAGCCTGAGGTGGAGCTTTTGTTCAACCGGATCGCAATACGTCCAGGAAGTCCGACGACGGCCATGATTATGGAAGGCAAGCCTTTTATTGCCCTATCAGGGAATCCGGGTGCCTGTTTTCTCGGGTTTGAATTATTTGCGCGAGCAGCCATTCGTCGCATCTCGGGAGAAGCCCACGTCGTGCAACAGGTGATTAAGGCGAGACTCGGCGTCGATTATACGAAGCCTTGTCCATACCCGCGTTATCTGCGAGGGAAGCTCCTCGAAAAAGACGGGACTTTGCACGCAATCCCTGATTTCAATGAAAAGGCAGGGAATCTGGGGACGTTGAAGGACAGCGAATGCTTTATGATCATACCAGCCGGGGGAAGCGGGAAAACAGCAGGAGAGCTGGTTGATGTTCTTACCCATGCGGCCCCAACCTGGAGAAGAGAGGGATAGCGTATGGTCAAGCCACCTTGTGTTTTGCAGATGGTCGGTTATTCAAACAGTGGCAAGACGACGCTGCTCACTAAGCTCATTCCGATTCTCGAAAAGGCTGGGATAAGAGTTGGGGTCATCAAGCATGATGGCGGACACGATTTTGAGTGGGATCAACCTGGGAAGGACACTTGGCGTTATCGTGAAGCCGGGGCCTCGCTAGTGGCTATCACATCCAAAACGAAAACGGCCATCGTGGAGCAAAAGCCGCAAGAGCTGTCCGTCCTGATCCAGCGTCTGGCAGATGCCGGGGCCCAGCTCGTTTTAGTCGAAGGCTTCAAGCGTGAAGGCTATCCAAAGCTCGTCCTGCTTCGCAGGCCAGAAGATGAAGAGCTCTTATCTATCGTTACGCATCTGGTAGGGATCGTAGGTTGGTCGGAAAAGCCTCAGCCGGGGTTGCCCTTTTTCGATATTAATGACATAGACAACATAGCCAATTTTGTAAGGGAACGGGTTTCCGTTTGGCGTTGTCAAAACTGATTAGAAACATTGAGATCATTCCAGCTTGATTGGGGATGATCTTTTTTTGTAGCATGGCAGATGATCCATGTAATGAAAAATGTGGTAATGTAAATAAAAAATCGGCGAGAAATGATAAGGAGCAAAGAACATGAAATGCCCTCATTGTCACAACGAATTAAATGAACTGCCTTTCTGTTATGGAATAGAAGCGCCACATTATTTTTACATGGTACCAGAAGAGAAACGAACAGAATTAATCAGAGACTTTTGTGTAATTGATGAACAGCATTTCTTTATTAGAGGACATATTGAAATACCAATAATAGATAGTCATGAGAAATTTATATGGAGTGTTTGGGTTTCTCTTAGTGAAGAAAACTTTTTGAGATCGAATGAATTGCTGCACGTAGAAGGAAGAGAAAGTGAAGAACCGTATTTTGGCTGGTTATCGACTGAACTTTCCATCTATCCAGAAACCACCCTATCCTTAAAGACATGGGTACATACACAAAAAGTTGGTGTGGTACCCTTCATAGAATTAGAACAAACGAATCATCCACTTGCGGTTGAACAAAGAGAAGGAATTACAATGGAGAGAGTGAAAGAAATTGCTCATTTCATCAATCATACCGAGTAATCAGAAAATGCCTGCTGCCGGGATGTTCCGGCAGCTTTTTCGTTTTCTCATGACTTAGACGATAGCTTATGGATTGCTTCAATTAGGCAGTTTTGGACGTATATATTCAATCCAATGGCTGATAAACTTGCAGCATATTTCAAAAAAATAGGAGTGATAACAATGGATGGAGTGCGTTACAAAATAAGAGAAGTATTAGATAAGAGCAAGATTGAGACATTTTTGCAGCAAGCTAGAATCGGGCATCTTGGAATGGTCGATGGTCATCTGCCGTATGTAGTTCCGCTCAATTTTGTTTGGACAAATGGGAAGCTTTATTTCCATGGTGCCACCGGCGGGAGAAGAAATCAGGTTATGGATGCTAATCCAGAGGTCTGTTTTACGGTTTGCGAAGAATATGGAACGATTACTGATCCGGTGCCAGCTAAGACGGACACAGCGTATATGAGTGTAATGATTTTTGGCAAGGCACAGCCTATCGTTGATCTGGATGAAGCTACATACATGCTGCAAGAAATGATGAATAAGTATGTGCCAGGCTACTATAATCGGCCTTTACCCAAGCAGCACGTAGACAAATACCGTTCAGCAGTATTCGGTGGTCCGGTTCAGGTGTACCGGATAGATCCACAGCATATCACTGCGAAAGAAAACCCAATAGAAGAAGAAAAAATGTTCAAACCTGGTAAAAACGTATAATCTCCGCAAGACGAAAAATGCCTTCTTGAATGGTGGATTCATCTACTTTAGCAAAACCCAGCACCCATCCTTTTCGATCGCATCTCAAACAATACTTGCTAAGAGGATAAACACGGATTCCTTTTTCCAGTGCCAGGATCGTCGCGGCTTTTTCATCAAACGATTGATCAGCTTCAAGAAGGATATGCAATCCCGTTTCTACGCCGCTTAGTGTGAAGTGTTCGACGAGACCTGTCGTGATGATGGCCTTCGTCATGGCTTCATGTCTGCGCCGATAAACATTTCGAACCCGTCTCATATGGCGCATGAAATGACCATGCTCAATAAAATGAGTAAGCGTTAATTGCTCCATAATCGGAAGATGTCGATAGGTTAATTCATGGACGTGGGCGAGCTGACGAATGGCCTCTTTGGGACCAACGATTGCCGATATCCGTATACCAGGAGCAATCATTT
This genomic stretch from Brevibacillus brevis harbors:
- a CDS encoding DUF2199 domain-containing protein; protein product: MKCPHCHNELNELPFCYGIEAPHYFYMVPEEKRTELIRDFCVIDEQHFFIRGHIEIPIIDSHEKFIWSVWVSLSEENFLRSNELLHVEGRESEEPYFGWLSTELSIYPETTLSLKTWVHTQKVGVVPFIELEQTNHPLAVEQREGITMERVKEIAHFINHTE
- a CDS encoding OFA family MFS transporter, giving the protein MEQKVKNRWLIALAAVGIHISIGSVYAWSVFTKPITEQFGWDLPDVQFTFSIAILFLGLSAAFLGHYVEKHGPRKAGILASIFFGVGTVGAGLAIQLSSLPLLYVCYGVLGGIGLGVGYITPVSTLVKWFPDRRGLATGLAIMGFGFASMIASPIMNALIANVGIANTFYILGLIYFVVMLASAQYLAPPPKGWVPAGFSAEGTVGSKQIKKDLCQLTANEAIKTRRFYWLWLMLFINVTCGIAVISVASPMAQEMVGMSVGTAALMVGLNGLFNGGGRIGWASLSDFIGRPNTYTAFFAIQMVLFFLLPNMSNPILFMVAMFIIMTCYGGGFASIPAYIGDLFGTKQLGAIHGYILTAWAAAGLAGPIFAAWVRKTTESYTGTMSVFAGMFVVALVISLVIRLDIKKLKEEAKQREKSVELAS
- the glp gene encoding gephyrin-like molybdotransferase Glp; this translates as MRFSRQTLSVEEAMSKLLAKLLTGRTEQVQIGEAYGRILATDLRSTYDLPHFDRSPLDGFAVRADDTVGASVDHPITLTVLETVAAGQVPTKELKKGCATRIMTGAMMPAGADAVIMFEQTYNPAEEADAVRIKREMKPGENVSRRGEEMAKETIIAKAGERINAGTLASLATFGYSQVEVFCKPRVGLISTGSELLEIDQPLAPGKIRNSNTVMLTALIAEAGGIPVSFSRLPDDLLVAKAKISECLRDVDLVISSGGVSVGDFDVIAALVDEPEVELLFNRIAIRPGSPTTAMIMEGKPFIALSGNPGACFLGFELFARAAIRRISGEAHVVQQVIKARLGVDYTKPCPYPRYLRGKLLEKDGTLHAIPDFNEKAGNLGTLKDSECFMIIPAGGSGKTAGELVDVLTHAAPTWRREG
- a CDS encoding pyridoxamine 5'-phosphate oxidase family protein; its protein translation is MDGVRYKIREVLDKSKIETFLQQARIGHLGMVDGHLPYVVPLNFVWTNGKLYFHGATGGRRNQVMDANPEVCFTVCEEYGTITDPVPAKTDTAYMSVMIFGKAQPIVDLDEATYMLQEMMNKYVPGYYNRPLPKQHVDKYRSAVFGGPVQVYRIDPQHITAKENPIEEEKMFKPGKNV
- the fdhD gene encoding formate dehydrogenase accessory sulfurtransferase FdhD: MSDLTITTRLPVLKISADQHGWEDDEIVTEYPLTIFLNDEEFATIVCTPADLEEMVIGFLAAEGVIKSYSEIKQLTINEAQGFAYVDLHKETILSQSFYSKRRITSCCGKSRQSFYFFSDARTAKPVESTTTVTPAQCMRLMKELQASSEIHRQTGGVHNAALCTPDEVLLQYSDIGRHNALDKIYGKCLQDNISTTDKILVFSGRISSEVLLKAAKIGAGIILSKSAPTDLALQLADELKLTAVGFIRNDKMNVYTQAERILLP
- a CDS encoding DUF2294 domain-containing protein yields the protein MNKFEAEFSNLVRAFRKRHMGKGPSKISTTFCKNWAICEMEGNLSPVEKFIATSEDGKQTLRAARTEMVKEIYRKHQPVDMEAFLGAKLVDLFVDIDIERDFGMSIFVFDQDIEKKMKNEP
- the mobB gene encoding molybdopterin-guanine dinucleotide biosynthesis protein B, translated to MVKPPCVLQMVGYSNSGKTTLLTKLIPILEKAGIRVGVIKHDGGHDFEWDQPGKDTWRYREAGASLVAITSKTKTAIVEQKPQELSVLIQRLADAGAQLVLVEGFKREGYPKLVLLRRPEDEELLSIVTHLVGIVGWSEKPQPGLPFFDINDIDNIANFVRERVSVWRCQN
- a CDS encoding FdhF/YdeP family oxidoreductase; amino-acid sequence: MGKTKHGGPIKLDTSWKPSLWASLMPMGLGKIKPHHIRDTMKVAYDNRDNLGYAYRILTQGVCDGCALGVSGLYDQTLTGPHLCTTRLNVLRLNTMPAMDAKWFEDVNALRKLSSAELRKLGRIPYPLSRKPGENKFTRISWDEALNRIARKIKNISPKQLAFFLTARGITNEVYYTAAKMARFLGTNNIDNASRICHSPSKTALKRSVGIGASSCNYQDWIGTDVLVFWGSVPGNNQPVSTKYMYAAKKAGTKIILINPYREPAMEKYWIPSVPDSALFGTKIADDFYQVNIGGDIAFMNGVMKIWFEMEEAKPGSAINHEFIKEHANGIEELRKHVMNESWDKIVESSGLSRERIKEFAELLANSKNGVFVWSMGLTQHKFGTDNISQVANLAILRGFLGRKHTGLMPIRGHSGVQGSGEMGADPFSLPGGDFEEKSWNRIEKIWNFPIPKWQGDIVGISLENAVLPDGHERKTRLFYTSGGNFLETMPDPDFMQKCLESIEVRVHQDIIFNTSTLVDAKEEVIILPAMTRYEQPGGGTSTSTERMVYFSAEVEGPRIEEARSEWEIYVDLAARVNPEKKHLMHFSSAAEIRAEIALANPNYDGIQHLKNRGDVFQWGGAWLCEGGVCPTPDGRANLIPIEIPDLNKPEGHFYVTTRRGKQFNSMIYSKKDPFNNADRYDILINAEDAKELRIAEGENIVVYNKYGTFQGRAKFEDTRRGNIQVHWPEGNVLIPKGVYEIYAGIPEYNTAVKVEKADTFHANKDLKYVEREVEDLEVNVG